Below is a window of Haloglycomyces albus DSM 45210 DNA.
GAAACGGTCGAATACCAAGGTCATGACGATACGGTCGCTGGCACGATCAGACACCCTTCGGCATGAAACCGCCTCGAACGATAGGTACCCTGGTGAAACGCTGTATACTCACAGAGGTTCTCACGTCCACAGTGCTACAACTTCATGATGACGCGGTGAGGATAAGTAGCACGATGACCAAAGCTAGAATCCACTCGACCCGGTTGCTCCAGCCCGACAAACAAGCCCAACGTTCGCAGTTCATTTTCACCGCCGCTTTTAGAGACGAGAATAGGAATGATGACGGTACGCCGTCTTCATTCCTATTCTCTCTTTCAAGTTTTCTCTAGGCTTTAGGACGGATGACGCGCCGGTAGAGTGCCTGGCATTCTTAAAATGCCCCACCACCGCACATTCCCCACAGATATACCAACTGGCGAGCTTCCAGCGAAGCGCAGAAGCGGTAGAGCTGGAGAGGAGCTGGGATCGGCTGAGGTGCTGCGAATTCGCGTGAGGAGGACTCGTAGCGACCTTCAGGTCGTGAGAGGCCCCCGCAGCGCGAAGGCGTAGTGCCTCAGCCGATCCCAGCGGTCACCCACTACGCAGCTGCTTTGGAGAACTTTCGGGTCGACCAGAACATGGCCAGGAGCATGAGTCCACCTAGGAATACTCCGGCCTGCCAAATCGTCGGATCCGACAGGTCTCCCGCGAAGAGGGACCGTGCCGCTTCCACCGCGTAGTAGAACGGGTTGAAATCGGCGACCGTCTGCAGCCAGTTGGGAGCCAAGGCCATGGGCAGCATGATTCCCGACAGCAGCATGACCGGCTGAACCACAGTGTTTACCACAGGAGCCAAGGCATCTTCACTACGCAGAATGATTGCCAGCGCATAGGAGACGCTTCCCAGAAGGAATGCCACCAGCACCACGATCAACAGCATCATTCCCAGGCCCTTCCAGTGGATGGTCAGGCCCGCGATGGGTGCGGACAGCAACACCAAGACCAGGGCTTGCACCACGGTGGTGGAAACGGTCTGCAGGACACGTCCCGCCGACAATGCGGCCCGGCTGACAGGTGTCACCCGCATACGTTCGATGATGCCTTCCTTCAGCTCCGCGATCAGGCCGAAGCCGACGAAGGTGGAACCGAACAGCGCCATCATGATGATCAGTCCGGGCACGAACGTCTCCATCGCACCGTTTTCGAATCCGGGCATGGATTCGAAGCCGTTCAGCAAGGGCGCGAAGAGAATGAGGAAGTACAGTGGTTGAACCAGCATGACGACCAGCCATACCGGCTGTTTGAGGTTCAGCAGCATGGAGCGCTGATATACCAGCCAGGTATCGCGCAAGAATTTCATGGTGTTCTATTTCCCTTCTCGGAGGCTGCGACCGGTTTGTTTGAGGAAGACGTCGTCGAGGCTGGGGCGGTGCAGCTCAATCGAGGCCGGAGCGATATCGGCCTTGTCAAGCAACCGCAACATGGTCGGAACCGCTTCGGCGCCGTCTTCGACGTAGAGACGGATCTCGGAGATCCCCGTGGTCGGGTCGGCCTCCTTGCGCTCCACCTCCCGCACGAATTCCTGGCCGGTCAGGATGTCTTCGGCTTCGGCGGCTTGACCGTTGACGCCGACGGAGACGACGTCTCCGGCCACATCGTGCTTGAGGCTGCGTGGTGTTCCCTCCACGACGATCTCGCCGTGATCCACAATGGCCATGCGGTCACACAGCACATCGGCCTCGTCGAGGTAGTGGGTCGTGATGAAAATACCGGTGCCGCCCTCGCGCAGCCCTTGGACTTCGTCCCACATGTGCGCACGGCTCTGCGGGTCGAGACCGGTCGTCGGTTCGTCCAGAAACAGCAGTTTGGGGCGATGCACGACGCCGAGAGCGATGTCGAGGCGGCGACGCTGGCCGCCCGAGTACGTCTTGGTGCGGCGGTCGCCGTATTCGCTCAGTTGAAACAGATCGAGTAGTTCGG
It encodes the following:
- a CDS encoding ABC transporter permease, with product MKFLRDTWLVYQRSMLLNLKQPVWLVVMLVQPLYFLILFAPLLNGFESMPGFENGAMETFVPGLIIMMALFGSTFVGFGLIAELKEGIIERMRVTPVSRAALSAGRVLQTVSTTVVQALVLVLLSAPIAGLTIHWKGLGMMLLIVVLVAFLLGSVSYALAIILRSEDALAPVVNTVVQPVMLLSGIMLPMALAPNWLQTVADFNPFYYAVEAARSLFAGDLSDPTIWQAGVFLGGLMLLAMFWSTRKFSKAAA
- a CDS encoding daunorubicin resistance protein DrrA family ABC transporter ATP-binding protein → MIETKGFKKTFKARGETVEAVKGVDLSVAEGEIFGLLGPNGAGKTTTMRMLSTLLEPSAGEAKVVGHDLRKNAEAVRRDIGYVGQHGGTWGDVSARDELIMQARIYGMSKAQARERAAELLDLFQLSEYGDRRTKTYSGGQRRRLDIALGVVHRPKLLFLDEPTTGLDPQSRAHMWDEVQGLREGGTGIFITTHYLDEADVLCDRMAIVDHGEIVVEGTPRSLKHDVAGDVVSVGVNGQAAEAEDILTGQEFVREVERKEADPTTGISEIRLYVEDGAEAVPTMLRLLDKADIAPASIELHRPSLDDVFLKQTGRSLREGK